The Streptomyces sp. P9-A4 genome contains a region encoding:
- a CDS encoding phosphatidylserine decarboxylase, with protein MPHSQTSAHRDSLTGVRLARGASPWLLPTVATAALSLVRARKSRRAAAIAVPATALAAGMLWFFRDPEREIAQGRVISPADGVVQSIMPWKDGRTRVAIFMSPLNVHVNRAPLAGTVTSVEHIPGGFVPAFNKESENNERVVWHFDTELGDIEMVQIAGAVARRIVPYIPQGTKVEQGDRIGLIRFGSRVDIYLPEGVEVAVEVGQATTAGVTRIDRD; from the coding sequence ATGCCCCACAGCCAAACCTCTGCACACCGCGACAGCCTCACCGGCGTACGCCTCGCGCGCGGAGCATCGCCGTGGCTTCTGCCGACCGTCGCCACCGCGGCGCTCAGCCTCGTGCGCGCCCGCAAGTCCAGGCGCGCCGCGGCCATCGCCGTGCCGGCCACCGCACTCGCGGCCGGCATGCTGTGGTTCTTCCGCGACCCCGAGCGCGAGATCGCTCAGGGCCGGGTCATCTCCCCCGCCGACGGTGTGGTGCAGAGCATCATGCCGTGGAAGGACGGACGCACCCGGGTCGCCATCTTCATGAGCCCGCTGAACGTCCACGTCAACCGCGCGCCGCTGGCCGGCACCGTGACGTCCGTGGAGCACATCCCCGGCGGGTTCGTCCCGGCGTTCAACAAGGAGAGCGAGAACAACGAGCGCGTTGTCTGGCACTTCGACACCGAGCTCGGCGACATCGAGATGGTCCAGATCGCGGGCGCCGTCGCCCGGCGGATCGTGCCGTACATCCCGCAGGGGACGAAGGTCGAGCAGGGTGACCGTATCGGTCTGATCCGCTTCGGCTCGCGCGTCGACATCTACCTCCCCGAGGGTGTCGAGGTCGCCGTCGAGGTCGGCCAGGCCACCACAGCGGGGGTGACTCGCATTGACCGTGATTGA
- a CDS encoding acyl-CoA dehydrogenase family protein has translation MARLAQTAGLTDVQQEILKTVREFVDKEIIPVATELEHRDEYPQQIVDGLKELGLFGLMIPEEYGGLGESLLTYALCVEEIARGWMSVSGIINTHFIVAYMLKQHGTQEQKDHFLPRMAAGETRGAFSMSEPGLGSDVSAITSKAVKDGEEYVLNGQKMWLTNGGTSSLVAVLVRSDEGHPEGTAPHKSMTTFLVEKEPGFGEVRPGLTIPGKIDKMGYKGVDTTELIMDGLRIPANRVLGGVTGRGFYQMMDGVEVGRVNVAARGCGVAQRAFELGVSYAQQRHTFGKAIAQHQAIQFKLAEMATKVEAAHAMMVNAARKKDSGERNDLEAGMAKYLASEYCKEVVEDAFRIHGGYGFSKEYEIERLYREAPMLLIGEGTAEIQKMIIGRRLLEEYRFQG, from the coding sequence ATGGCCCGACTCGCCCAGACCGCCGGGCTCACGGACGTCCAGCAGGAGATCCTCAAGACCGTCCGGGAGTTCGTCGACAAGGAGATCATCCCGGTCGCCACCGAGCTGGAGCACCGCGACGAGTACCCCCAGCAGATCGTCGACGGGCTCAAGGAGCTCGGTCTGTTCGGTCTGATGATTCCCGAGGAGTACGGGGGTCTGGGTGAGTCGCTGCTCACCTACGCGCTGTGCGTGGAGGAGATCGCGCGTGGCTGGATGTCGGTCTCCGGCATCATCAACACCCACTTCATCGTGGCGTACATGCTGAAGCAGCACGGCACCCAGGAGCAGAAGGACCACTTCCTTCCGCGGATGGCGGCCGGCGAGACGCGTGGCGCGTTCTCGATGTCGGAGCCGGGTCTCGGTTCGGACGTGTCGGCCATCACGTCGAAGGCGGTGAAGGACGGCGAGGAGTACGTCCTGAACGGCCAGAAGATGTGGCTGACGAACGGCGGCACCTCGTCGCTGGTGGCCGTCCTGGTGCGAAGTGACGAAGGACACCCGGAGGGCACCGCCCCCCACAAGTCGATGACGACCTTCCTCGTCGAGAAGGAGCCCGGCTTCGGAGAGGTCCGTCCCGGACTCACCATCCCCGGGAAGATCGACAAGATGGGTTACAAGGGCGTCGACACGACGGAACTCATCATGGACGGACTACGCATTCCGGCCAATCGGGTCCTCGGCGGCGTCACCGGCCGAGGGTTTTACCAAATGATGGACGGCGTCGAGGTCGGTCGCGTCAATGTGGCGGCCCGTGGCTGTGGTGTCGCTCAGCGTGCTTTCGAACTCGGTGTCTCATATGCCCAGCAACGTCACACTTTCGGTAAGGCCATCGCTCAGCACCAGGCGATTCAGTTCAAGCTCGCCGAGATGGCTACCAAGGTCGAGGCCGCCCATGCGATGATGGTGAACGCAGCACGCAAAAAGGACTCCGGGGAACGAAACGACCTCGAAGCAGGGATGGCGAAGTACCTCGCCTCCGAGTACTGCAAGGAGGTCGTCGAGGATGCCTTCCGCATTCACGGTGGTTACGGGTTCTCGAAGGAGTACGAGATCGAGCGCCTCTACCGCGAGGCGCCGATGCTTCTCATCGGTGAAGGTACCGCCGAGATCCAGAAAATGATCATTGGTCGTCGGCTGCTCGAGGAGTACCGATTCCAGGGTTGA
- a CDS encoding MaoC family dehydratase codes for MQFGRTYEEFEIGAVYKHWPGKTVTEYDDHLFCLLTMNHHPLHMDVNYAENTTDFGKNVVVGNYIYSLLLGMSVPDVSGKAIANLEIESLRHVAPTFHGDTIYGETTVLDKTPSKSKNDRGIVYVETKGYKQDGTLVCVFRRKVMVPTETYIKERGGEQPGRPELIEPAKKTEK; via the coding sequence ATGCAGTTCGGCCGCACCTACGAAGAGTTCGAGATCGGTGCTGTGTACAAGCACTGGCCCGGGAAGACGGTCACCGAGTACGACGACCATCTCTTCTGTCTGCTGACGATGAACCACCATCCGCTGCACATGGATGTGAACTACGCCGAGAACACGACGGACTTCGGCAAGAACGTCGTCGTCGGCAACTACATCTACTCGCTGCTGCTCGGCATGTCGGTGCCGGACGTCTCCGGCAAGGCCATCGCCAACCTGGAGATCGAGTCGCTGCGGCACGTGGCGCCGACCTTCCACGGCGACACGATCTACGGCGAGACCACGGTCCTCGACAAGACCCCGTCCAAGTCGAAGAACGACCGCGGCATCGTCTACGTCGAGACCAAGGGCTACAAGCAGGACGGCACCCTGGTGTGCGTCTTCCGCCGCAAGGTGATGGTCCCCACGGAGACGTACATCAAGGAGCGCGGCGGCGAGCAGCCCGGCCGCCCCGAGCTGATCGAGCCCGCCAAGAAGACGGAGAAGTAG
- a CDS encoding HpcH/HpaI aldolase/citrate lyase family protein, which translates to MTSPVNRLRPRRSCLAVPGSNPRFLEKAQGLAADQVFLDLEDACAPLAKPEARHTIVKFLNEGDWTGKTRVVRVNDWTTHWTYRDVVTVVEGAGQNLDCIMLPKVQDAQQIVALDLLLTQIEKTMGFEVGKIGIEAQIENAQGLTNVNAIAQASQRVETIIFGPADFMASINMKSLVVGEQPPGYPADAYHHILMSILMAARANNLQAIDGPYLQIRNQEGYKAVAQRAAALGFDGKWVLHPDQVAAANEIFSPSQEDYDHAELILDAYDYYTSEAGGKKGSAMLGDEMIDEASRKMALVISGKGRAAGMQRTSKFEIPEA; encoded by the coding sequence ATGACCAGCCCTGTGAACCGGCTCCGCCCCCGCCGCTCCTGCCTGGCGGTCCCCGGCTCCAACCCGCGCTTCCTGGAGAAGGCCCAGGGCCTCGCGGCCGACCAGGTCTTCCTGGACCTGGAGGACGCGTGCGCCCCGCTGGCCAAGCCCGAGGCCCGGCACACCATCGTGAAGTTCCTCAACGAGGGCGACTGGACCGGCAAGACCCGCGTGGTCCGCGTCAACGACTGGACGACCCACTGGACGTACCGTGACGTCGTCACCGTCGTCGAGGGCGCCGGCCAGAACCTCGACTGCATCATGCTGCCGAAGGTCCAGGACGCCCAGCAGATCGTGGCGCTCGACCTGTTGCTGACGCAGATCGAGAAGACGATGGGCTTCGAGGTCGGCAAGATCGGCATCGAGGCGCAGATCGAGAACGCCCAGGGCCTCACGAACGTCAACGCCATCGCGCAGGCCTCCCAGCGCGTCGAGACGATCATCTTCGGCCCGGCCGACTTCATGGCCTCCATCAACATGAAGTCGCTGGTCGTGGGCGAGCAGCCGCCCGGCTACCCGGCGGACGCGTACCACCACATCCTGATGAGCATCCTGATGGCGGCCCGCGCCAACAACCTCCAGGCGATCGACGGCCCCTACCTCCAGATCCGCAACCAGGAGGGCTACAAGGCCGTCGCGCAGCGCGCCGCCGCCCTCGGTTTCGACGGCAAGTGGGTGCTGCACCCGGACCAGGTCGCCGCCGCGAACGAGATCTTCTCGCCCTCGCAGGAGGACTACGACCACGCGGAGCTGATCCTCGACGCGTACGACTACTACACCTCCGAGGCCGGCGGGAAGAAGGGCTCCGCGATGCTCGGCGACGAGATGATCGACGAGGCCTCCCGCAAGATGGCCCTGGTCATCTCCGGCAAGGGCCGTGCCGCCGGCATGCAGCGCACCTCCAAGTTCGAGATCCCGGAGGCCTGA
- a CDS encoding protein meaA — protein sequence MTERQKDRPWLMRTYAGHSTAEASNELYRRNLAKGQTGLSVAFDLPTQTGYDPDHILARGEVGRVGVPVSHLGDMRRLFQDIPLEQMNTSMTINATAMWLLALYQVVAEEQGADVTRLQGTTQNDIVKEYLSRGTHVFPPGPSLRLTTDMIAYTVNHLPKWNPINICSYHLQEAGATPVQEISYAMSTAIAVLDAVRDSGQVPEERFGEVVARISFFVNAGVRFIEEMCKMRAFGRIWDKITLERYGIENPKQRRFRYGVQVNSLGLTEAQPENNVQRIVLEMLAVTLSKDARARAVQLPAWNEALGLPRPWDQQWSLRIQQVLAHESDLLEYEDIFAGSHVIEAKVDSLVQECLAEIERIQEMGGAMAAVESGYLKSQLVSSHAERRARIENGDEKIIGVNIFQATEENPLTADLDTAIMTVDPAVEARVVGSLTTWRDNRYQPPFNHPRPCKALERLKEAARGTGNLMEATLECARAGVTTGEWTGALREVFGEFRAPTGVSSAPVAVTAEAGTPLALVREKVTRTADELGVGRLRLLVGKPGLDGHSNGAEQIAVRARDAGFEVVYQGIRLTPEQIVDAALAEDVHCVGLSILSGSHAELVPDVLDRLREAGATDVPVIVGGIIPNADATELKRAGVAAVFTPKDFGITEIIGRIVDEIRTAHKLSPLESTEVLA from the coding sequence ATGACTGAGCGTCAGAAGGACCGGCCGTGGCTCATGCGGACGTACGCCGGCCACTCGACCGCCGAGGCGTCCAACGAGCTGTACCGGCGCAACCTCGCCAAGGGTCAGACCGGCCTCTCGGTCGCGTTCGACCTGCCGACGCAGACCGGCTACGACCCCGACCACATCCTCGCCCGCGGCGAGGTCGGCCGGGTCGGCGTCCCCGTCTCGCACCTCGGTGACATGCGGCGGCTGTTCCAGGACATCCCCCTGGAGCAGATGAACACCTCGATGACCATCAACGCCACGGCGATGTGGCTCCTGGCGCTCTACCAGGTGGTCGCCGAGGAGCAGGGCGCGGACGTGACCCGGCTCCAGGGCACCACCCAGAACGACATCGTGAAGGAGTACCTGTCGCGCGGGACGCACGTCTTCCCGCCCGGCCCCTCGCTCCGCCTTACGACGGACATGATCGCGTACACGGTCAACCACCTCCCGAAGTGGAACCCGATCAACATCTGCAGCTACCACCTGCAGGAGGCCGGGGCCACCCCGGTCCAGGAGATCTCGTACGCGATGTCCACCGCGATCGCCGTGCTCGACGCGGTCCGCGACTCGGGCCAGGTCCCCGAGGAGCGCTTCGGCGAGGTCGTCGCCCGCATCTCCTTCTTCGTGAACGCGGGCGTCCGCTTCATCGAGGAGATGTGCAAGATGCGCGCCTTCGGCCGCATCTGGGACAAGATCACACTGGAGCGGTACGGGATCGAGAACCCCAAGCAGCGCCGGTTCCGCTACGGCGTGCAGGTCAACTCGCTCGGACTCACCGAGGCCCAGCCGGAGAACAACGTCCAGCGGATCGTCCTGGAGATGCTGGCCGTCACCCTCTCCAAGGACGCCCGCGCGCGGGCCGTGCAGCTGCCCGCCTGGAACGAGGCGCTGGGTCTGCCCCGGCCCTGGGACCAGCAGTGGTCGCTCCGCATCCAGCAGGTCCTGGCCCATGAGTCCGACCTGCTGGAGTACGAGGACATCTTCGCCGGCTCGCATGTGATCGAGGCCAAGGTCGACTCGCTCGTCCAGGAGTGCCTGGCCGAGATCGAGCGGATCCAGGAGATGGGCGGCGCGATGGCCGCCGTCGAGTCCGGCTACCTCAAGTCGCAGCTCGTCTCCTCGCACGCCGAGCGGCGCGCCCGGATCGAGAACGGCGACGAGAAGATCATCGGCGTCAATATCTTCCAGGCGACCGAGGAGAACCCCCTCACCGCCGACCTGGACACCGCGATCATGACCGTGGACCCGGCGGTCGAGGCCCGGGTGGTCGGCTCGCTGACCACCTGGCGGGACAACCGCTACCAGCCGCCGTTCAACCACCCGCGCCCCTGCAAGGCCCTGGAGCGCCTCAAGGAGGCCGCGCGGGGCACGGGCAACCTGATGGAGGCCACCCTGGAGTGCGCCCGCGCCGGTGTCACCACCGGCGAGTGGACCGGGGCCCTGCGCGAGGTGTTCGGCGAGTTCCGCGCCCCCACGGGCGTCTCCTCCGCCCCGGTCGCGGTGACGGCCGAGGCCGGCACCCCGCTGGCCCTCGTCCGGGAGAAGGTCACCAGGACCGCCGACGAGCTCGGTGTCGGGCGGCTGCGCCTCCTGGTCGGCAAGCCCGGTCTGGACGGGCACTCCAACGGGGCCGAGCAGATCGCCGTACGCGCGCGTGACGCCGGTTTCGAGGTGGTCTACCAGGGCATCCGGCTGACCCCCGAGCAGATCGTCGACGCGGCCCTCGCCGAGGACGTGCACTGCGTGGGTCTGTCGATCCTCTCCGGCTCGCACGCCGAGCTGGTCCCGGACGTCCTCGACCGCCTCCGTGAGGCGGGCGCGACCGACGTACCGGTCATCGTCGGCGGGATCATCCCGAACGCCGACGCCACCGAACTGAAGCGCGCGGGCGTGGCCGCCGTCTTCACACCGAAGGACTTCGGTATCACGGAGATCATCGGACGTATCGTCGATGAGATCCGGACAGCCCACAAGCTCAGCCCCCTTGAAAGTACGGAGGTCCTCGCATGA